The following proteins are co-located in the Triticum aestivum cultivar Chinese Spring chromosome 1A, IWGSC CS RefSeq v2.1, whole genome shotgun sequence genome:
- the LOC123061499 gene encoding uncharacterized protein isoform X1: MQQPDLLGTGGDGEYAMLETLLMRGESAAVGAPRFDGKDFERWQARMKVRLRLFHPLVWSIVETGFSCVDEANPTALELRNIHYNAQAMNAIYCALSDDQLYRIWQYESANEVWDALQVMHEDTPIVHELKVKQLREKMRLFAWRKHESPHDMFGRLQTLVTKMKSLGCEEVTDSYVVRKMLRAMTPRSSIFVTIIREGPNFEELTPLDVLRSFVEYDMWQEESRIIRGYEPKVDAVMRRAPAHDEHCSGEVPCFDGTHYLSWQRRMKFHLLSIHPLLWRIVETGFSCVDEANPTALEKRNRQYNSVAIWALGNALSHDQFMRICYYESAKEIWNALRKFNKAVRESKLGYLRIDMDRFTLGKHESPSDMYARLNNLVNEMKGLGCKEMTDSYVVRRMLRAMAPTNANLVFLIREKPNFELLTPLDVLATFLLYDMEQKESKIMSGYALPRSGKKVNAALKAKQVQVEESSDDENDHDQGRGQIQQGMQEMSLLGKKYGALHGKKGYEARSNFSDKSKMRKSKRYCYQCGDPNHFIADCPKKEDRKVEKEKSKYKRKPFNDKGKPYKPEWQKGVEAQPHVSVGVESAVQRCRGAGLRRLRSPVNGEPENSTSALKRGLVPNLPRKPAAQLM; this comes from the exons ATGCAGCAGCCGGACCTCCTCGGCACAG GGGGAGACGGCGAGTACGCGATGTTGGAGACGCTCCTGATGCGGGGGGAGTCCGCCGCGGTAGGAGCGCCTCGCTTCGACGGCAAAGACTTTGAAAGATGGCAGGCTCGGATGAAGGTCCGCTTGCGGCTCTTTCACCCTCTTGTGTGGAGCATCGTGGAAACCGGATTCTCTtgtgtggatgaagcaaacccaaCGGCTCTCGAGTTGAGGAACATCCACTACAACGCCCAAGCCATGAACGCCATATACTGTGCCCTGAGTGATGATCAGCTCTACCGGATCTGGCAGTACGAGAGTGCTAATGAGGTCTGGGACGCTCTCCAGGTTATGCATGAAGACACCCCAATCGTTCATGAGTTAAAGGTCAAACAGTTGAGGGAGAAGATGAGGTTGTTTGCATGGAGGAAGCACGAATCCCCCCATGACATGTTTGGGAGGCTCCAGACTTTGGTCACCAAGATGAAGAGCCTTGGATGCGAAGAGGTGACAGATTCTTATGTTGTCAGGAAGATGCTTCGTGCCATGACACCAAGGAGCTCAATCTTTGTGACCATCATCCGCGAGGGGCCTAACTTTGAAGAACTCACCCCTCTGGATGTGCTCCGTAGTTTCGTCGAGTATGACATGTGGCAAGAAGAGTCCAGAATCATCCGCGGGTACGAGCCAAAGGTGGACGCTGTCATGCGGAGGGCGCCCGCCCACGATGAACATTGCTCCGGAGAAGTCCCTTGCTTCGACGGCACACACTATCTATCATGGCAGCGTAGGATGAAATTCCATTTGCTTAGCATTCACCCTCTTCTGTGGAGAATTGTGGAGACTGGTTTCTCTTGTGTGGATGAAGCAAATCCAACGGCTCTTGAAAAGAGAAATCGACAGTACAATTCTgtagctatatgggccttaggtaATGCCTTAAGTCATGATCAATTCATGAGGATTTGCTACTATGAGAGTGCTAAGGAGATTTGGAATGCTCTCCGAAAATTTAATAAAGCAGTTCGTGAGTCAAAGCTCGGCTATTTGAGGATAGATATGGACAGGTTCACCTTAGGAAAACATGAGTCCCCCAGTGACATGTATGCAAGGCTTAACAATTTGGTCAATGAGATGAAGGGTCTTGGGTGCAAAGAGATGACTGATTCCTATGTTGTGAGGAGGATGCTTCGTGCCATGGCTCCAACGAACGCAAACTTGGTTTTCCTCATCCGCGAGAAGCCTAACTTTGAACTACTCACCCCTCTGGATGTGCTTGCAACATTCCTCCTCTACGACATGGAGCAGAAAGAATCCAAAATCATGAGTGGGTATGCTTTGCCACGCTCAGGCAAAAAGGTCAATGCTGCCTTGAAGGCCAAGCAAGTCCAGGTGGAGGAATCAAGCGATGATGAAAACGACCATGATCAAGGCCGAGGGCAAATTCAACAAGGAATGCAAGAAATGTCTCTCTTGGGGAAGAAATATGGAGCATTGCATGGAAAAAAAGGCTACGAAGCAAGAAGCAATTTCTCTGACAAGTCCAAAATGAGGAAATCAAAGAGGTATTGCTATCAATGTGGTGATCCCAATCATTTCATTGCTGATTGTCCTAAGAAGGAGGACAGGAAAGTAGAGAAGGAGAAGAGCAAATACAAGAGGAAACCATTCAACGACAAGGGCAAGCCATACAAGCCAGAGTGGCAGAAAG GTGTGGAGGCACAACCTCACGTCAGTGTGGGAGTGGAAAGTGCCGTTCAAAGATGCAGAGGCGCTGGACTTAGACGGCTTCGTAGCCCGGTTAATGGAGAACCTGAGAACTCCACTTCGGCGTTGAAGAGGGGGCTGGTGCCGAATCTGCCAAGGAAACCTGCCGCCCAGCTGATGTAG
- the LOC123061499 gene encoding uncharacterized protein isoform X2 → MQQPDLLGTGGDGEYAMLETLLMRGESAAVGAPRFDGKDFERWQARMKVRLRLFHPLVWSIVETGFSCVDEANPTALELRNIHYNAQAMNAIYCALSDDQLYRIWQYESANEVWDALQVMHEDTPIVHELKVKQLREKMRLFAWRKHESPHDMFGRLQTLVTKMKSLGCEEVTDSYVVRKMLRAMTPRSSIFVTIIREGPNFEELTPLDVLRSFVEYDMWQEESRIIRGYEPKVDAVMRRAPAHDEHCSGEVPCFDGTHYLSWQRRMKFHLLSIHPLLWRIVETGFSCVDEANPTALEKRNRQYNSVAIWALGNALSHDQFMRICYYESAKEIWNALRKFNKAVRESKLGYLRIDMDRFTLGKHESPSDMYARLNNLVNEMKGLGCKEMTDSYVVRRMLRAMAPTNANLVFLIREKPNFELLTPLDVLATFLLYDMEQKESKIMSGYALPRSGKKVNAALKAKQVQVEESSDDENDHDQGRGQIQQGMQEMSLLGKKYGALHGKKGYEARSNFSDKSKMRKSKRYCYQCGDPNHFIADCPKKEDRKVEKEKSKYKRKPFNDKGKPYKPEWQKDALKLCSYIR, encoded by the exons ATGCAGCAGCCGGACCTCCTCGGCACAG GGGGAGACGGCGAGTACGCGATGTTGGAGACGCTCCTGATGCGGGGGGAGTCCGCCGCGGTAGGAGCGCCTCGCTTCGACGGCAAAGACTTTGAAAGATGGCAGGCTCGGATGAAGGTCCGCTTGCGGCTCTTTCACCCTCTTGTGTGGAGCATCGTGGAAACCGGATTCTCTtgtgtggatgaagcaaacccaaCGGCTCTCGAGTTGAGGAACATCCACTACAACGCCCAAGCCATGAACGCCATATACTGTGCCCTGAGTGATGATCAGCTCTACCGGATCTGGCAGTACGAGAGTGCTAATGAGGTCTGGGACGCTCTCCAGGTTATGCATGAAGACACCCCAATCGTTCATGAGTTAAAGGTCAAACAGTTGAGGGAGAAGATGAGGTTGTTTGCATGGAGGAAGCACGAATCCCCCCATGACATGTTTGGGAGGCTCCAGACTTTGGTCACCAAGATGAAGAGCCTTGGATGCGAAGAGGTGACAGATTCTTATGTTGTCAGGAAGATGCTTCGTGCCATGACACCAAGGAGCTCAATCTTTGTGACCATCATCCGCGAGGGGCCTAACTTTGAAGAACTCACCCCTCTGGATGTGCTCCGTAGTTTCGTCGAGTATGACATGTGGCAAGAAGAGTCCAGAATCATCCGCGGGTACGAGCCAAAGGTGGACGCTGTCATGCGGAGGGCGCCCGCCCACGATGAACATTGCTCCGGAGAAGTCCCTTGCTTCGACGGCACACACTATCTATCATGGCAGCGTAGGATGAAATTCCATTTGCTTAGCATTCACCCTCTTCTGTGGAGAATTGTGGAGACTGGTTTCTCTTGTGTGGATGAAGCAAATCCAACGGCTCTTGAAAAGAGAAATCGACAGTACAATTCTgtagctatatgggccttaggtaATGCCTTAAGTCATGATCAATTCATGAGGATTTGCTACTATGAGAGTGCTAAGGAGATTTGGAATGCTCTCCGAAAATTTAATAAAGCAGTTCGTGAGTCAAAGCTCGGCTATTTGAGGATAGATATGGACAGGTTCACCTTAGGAAAACATGAGTCCCCCAGTGACATGTATGCAAGGCTTAACAATTTGGTCAATGAGATGAAGGGTCTTGGGTGCAAAGAGATGACTGATTCCTATGTTGTGAGGAGGATGCTTCGTGCCATGGCTCCAACGAACGCAAACTTGGTTTTCCTCATCCGCGAGAAGCCTAACTTTGAACTACTCACCCCTCTGGATGTGCTTGCAACATTCCTCCTCTACGACATGGAGCAGAAAGAATCCAAAATCATGAGTGGGTATGCTTTGCCACGCTCAGGCAAAAAGGTCAATGCTGCCTTGAAGGCCAAGCAAGTCCAGGTGGAGGAATCAAGCGATGATGAAAACGACCATGATCAAGGCCGAGGGCAAATTCAACAAGGAATGCAAGAAATGTCTCTCTTGGGGAAGAAATATGGAGCATTGCATGGAAAAAAAGGCTACGAAGCAAGAAGCAATTTCTCTGACAAGTCCAAAATGAGGAAATCAAAGAGGTATTGCTATCAATGTGGTGATCCCAATCATTTCATTGCTGATTGTCCTAAGAAGGAGGACAGGAAAGTAGAGAAGGAGAAGAGCAAATACAAGAGGAAACCATTCAACGACAAGGGCAAGCCATACAAGCCAGAGTGGCAGAAAG ATGCACTAAAGTTGTGTTCTTATATACGATAA